The following proteins are co-located in the Candidatus Accumulibacter cognatus genome:
- a CDS encoding efflux RND transporter periplasmic adaptor subunit produces MSASPARLFSPSLLLLILAAAAAAGCGQQQAPGGMGGFPPPEVTTINVQPASFPVTFEYVGQTAGSKDAEVRARVTGIVEKRLYQEGAAVRAGQPLFLLDAKPFAAQLASAEAELLRAQAQKTQADREAARLKPLAERKAIGQKEADDAASAAEFAAASIKAAQAKLTEARLNLAYTRVVAPINGLSSRAQQSEGSLANANTTLLTTVSQVDPIWVLFSVSDNEQLRLNKAMADGRLTLPRDNAFEVSVKLSDGSTFPRSGRINFADTRVNPQTGTYEMRAEITNADLALKPGQFVRVALKGAQRQGALAVPQVAVLEGPQGKFVYVAGKDQDGKDIAVPRPVIVGDWSRSDGTNVWLIESGLAAGDRVIVDGLARIMMPNSPVRISEPATTSLPGQPPVAAAPAADPATR; encoded by the coding sequence ATGTCAGCCTCCCCTGCCCGTCTTTTCTCTCCTTCACTGCTCCTGTTGATCCTCGCCGCGGCGGCCGCTGCCGGTTGCGGGCAGCAGCAGGCGCCCGGCGGCATGGGTGGTTTTCCGCCCCCCGAGGTGACGACGATCAACGTCCAGCCGGCATCATTCCCGGTGACCTTCGAATACGTCGGGCAGACCGCCGGATCGAAGGATGCCGAGGTACGGGCACGGGTCACCGGCATCGTCGAGAAACGACTCTACCAGGAAGGGGCAGCGGTGCGCGCCGGGCAGCCGCTGTTCCTGCTCGACGCCAAACCCTTCGCGGCGCAACTGGCGTCCGCCGAGGCCGAGTTGCTGCGTGCCCAGGCCCAGAAGACCCAGGCCGACCGCGAAGCCGCTCGGCTCAAGCCACTCGCCGAGCGCAAGGCGATCGGCCAGAAGGAAGCCGACGACGCAGCTTCCGCCGCCGAGTTCGCCGCCGCATCGATCAAGGCGGCACAGGCGAAGCTGACCGAAGCCAGGCTCAACCTCGCCTACACACGCGTCGTGGCGCCGATCAACGGTCTGTCGAGCCGCGCCCAGCAATCGGAAGGCAGCCTGGCCAACGCCAATACGACCTTGCTGACGACGGTCTCGCAGGTCGACCCGATCTGGGTGCTGTTCAGCGTCTCCGACAACGAGCAGTTACGGTTGAACAAGGCGATGGCCGACGGTCGCCTGACGCTGCCGCGCGACAATGCCTTCGAGGTTTCGGTGAAGCTCTCCGACGGCTCGACCTTCCCGCGCAGCGGCCGCATCAACTTCGCCGACACGCGTGTCAACCCGCAGACCGGCACCTACGAAATGCGCGCCGAGATCACCAATGCCGACCTCGCGCTGAAGCCGGGCCAGTTCGTTCGCGTTGCGCTCAAGGGTGCACAGCGTCAGGGTGCGCTGGCAGTGCCACAGGTGGCGGTACTCGAAGGACCGCAGGGCAAGTTTGTCTACGTCGCCGGCAAGGACCAGGACGGCAAGGACATTGCCGTCCCGAGACCGGTGATCGTCGGCGACTGGTCCCGGAGCGACGGTACGAACGTCTGGCTGATCGAATCGGGGCTCGCCGCCGGTGACCGCGTGATCGTCGACGGGCTGGCGCGGATCATGATGCCGAACTCGCCGGTACGCATCAGCGAGCCCGCCACCACGTCCCTCCCCGGCCAGCCGCCGGTTGCCGCAGCGCCGGCCGCCGACCCAGCAACCCGATAA